Proteins from one Parvibaculum lavamentivorans DS-1 genomic window:
- a CDS encoding DUF1329 domain-containing protein encodes MRLSKCIWASAAVSVSLLGSAVAGVPSQQAARLGNDLTPMGAEKAGNADGSIPAWSGGLSTSPANAPRSANGHYPDPFADDPILFTITKDNISEHAAMLTPGQAAMLAAYPDYKLNVYQSRRTCAFPDEVYSAIRKNAEEGSLGGDGDSLSNVLHGTPFPIPFNAYEIVWNHNLRYRGYKVSRAFVSAAPTRSGSYTSVKVQDDLIFDYSSPYISSFDQLKNTSFRYIQETLAPARRAGQLLLVHEVVDPARNERRSWQYTSSGGLASPRVQRTSAAAYDTPQIYSDALSTADSFDVFSGPLDRFNWMVTGVEERYVAYNSYKLSSPEYKYDDIVHSGHINQDLVRYEKHRVWAVEASLKPTQRHVYSRRTAYFDEDGYNMVAGELYDARGGLWRVQEAHIIQYHDVPTCFNSSDVVYDLTEGRYVIQNLKNEEAGINFDAAHLQDGNFVSDELRRRLNRR; translated from the coding sequence ATGCGTTTGTCAAAGTGTATCTGGGCATCGGCTGCTGTGTCGGTGTCGCTTCTCGGGAGCGCCGTTGCCGGCGTTCCCTCGCAGCAGGCCGCGCGTCTCGGCAATGATCTGACGCCCATGGGTGCGGAAAAGGCGGGAAATGCGGATGGGTCCATTCCTGCATGGAGCGGCGGGCTCTCGACCTCGCCTGCCAATGCGCCAAGAAGCGCTAATGGCCACTATCCAGATCCGTTCGCAGACGATCCGATACTGTTCACGATCACCAAAGACAATATCTCCGAGCATGCGGCGATGCTCACGCCGGGCCAGGCCGCGATGCTCGCCGCCTACCCGGACTACAAGCTCAATGTCTATCAATCCCGCCGGACATGCGCATTCCCGGATGAAGTCTATTCCGCCATTCGGAAGAATGCCGAAGAGGGGTCGCTGGGCGGCGATGGCGACAGCCTATCCAACGTGCTGCACGGTACGCCGTTCCCAATTCCATTCAACGCCTATGAAATCGTCTGGAATCACAATCTCCGTTACCGCGGCTACAAGGTCTCCCGTGCTTTCGTGTCGGCGGCGCCAACGCGCAGCGGCTCGTATACGTCGGTCAAGGTGCAGGACGACCTGATTTTCGATTATTCTTCGCCTTACATCTCCAGCTTTGACCAGCTCAAAAATACCTCGTTCCGATATATTCAGGAGACGCTTGCGCCGGCGCGCCGCGCCGGTCAGCTGCTTCTGGTGCACGAAGTTGTCGATCCGGCCCGAAATGAGCGCCGTTCATGGCAATACACGAGCAGCGGCGGGCTCGCCTCGCCGCGCGTACAGCGGACAAGCGCGGCAGCCTATGACACGCCGCAGATTTATTCGGATGCCTTGTCGACCGCAGACAGTTTCGACGTCTTCAGCGGTCCTCTCGACCGCTTCAATTGGATGGTGACGGGCGTGGAAGAGCGTTATGTCGCCTATAATTCCTACAAGCTGAGCTCGCCGGAATACAAATATGACGACATCGTCCACTCAGGGCACATCAATCAGGATCTCGTGCGTTACGAAAAACATCGGGTGTGGGCTGTCGAAGCTTCGCTGAAGCCCACACAGCGCCACGTCTACAGCCGGCGCACCGCCTATTTCGATGAAGATGGATATAACATGGTGGCGGGCGAGCTTTACGACGCTCGTGGCGGCCTCTGGCGCGTGCAGGAAGCGCACATCATTCAGTATCATGACGTGCCGACATGTTTTAACTCGTCGGATGTGGTCTACGATCTTACCGAAGGCCGCTACGTGATTCAGAATCTCAAGAATGAGGAGGCCGGCATCAACTTCGATGCAGCCCATCTTCAGGACGGAAACTTTGTCTCCGATGAGTTGCGGCGGCGCCTCAACCGGCGCTGA
- a CDS encoding VOC family protein, which produces MDLAKPRIDVGLFTTNLEPMLDFWQNEIGLPFDHPLPLGGGLQQHRHDLLGSVLKINHARNALPDASPSGYRELLIAREGLLGPKRLTDPDGNLVTLVPSGTHGIERIGIRLGVRDAAAHRRFYAVALGLPDVPERGGDSFICGDSVILFDETPDASGDAIFEGPGFRYITIQIRNVDEEHAAILAHGGKEGRAPQTLGKVARISFVRDPDGNWIEMSQRASLVGALD; this is translated from the coding sequence ATGGACCTCGCGAAACCGCGCATCGATGTCGGCCTCTTCACCACCAATCTCGAACCGATGCTCGACTTCTGGCAGAACGAAATCGGCCTGCCCTTCGACCATCCTCTGCCGCTTGGCGGCGGCCTGCAGCAGCATCGCCATGACCTTCTGGGATCGGTGCTGAAAATCAACCACGCGCGCAACGCGCTGCCCGACGCATCGCCTTCCGGCTACCGGGAATTGCTGATCGCGCGCGAAGGGTTGCTCGGGCCCAAACGGCTGACCGACCCTGACGGCAATCTCGTGACGCTGGTGCCGTCCGGCACCCACGGTATCGAGCGGATCGGCATTCGTCTCGGCGTCCGCGATGCCGCCGCGCATCGCCGCTTCTATGCGGTCGCCCTCGGCCTGCCCGACGTGCCGGAGCGGGGCGGCGACAGCTTTATATGCGGTGACAGCGTGATCCTGTTCGACGAGACGCCGGATGCAAGTGGCGATGCGATCTTCGAAGGCCCCGGCTTTCGCTATATCACCATCCAGATAAGAAACGTGGACGAGGAACATGCCGCCATTCTCGCCCACGGCGGCAAGGAAGGCCGCGCGCCGCAAACGCTCGGCAAGGTGGCGCGCATCTCTTTCGTCCGCGACCCCGACGGCAACTGGATCGAGATGTCCCAGCGCGCCTCGCTTGTAGGCGCGCTGGACTAA
- a CDS encoding nitroreductase, whose product MDLDEALKARKSVRAFKADPVPLSLVNEILELARHSPSGTNIQPWKVHVVAGDVRRQLEAEVLAHRDTKPADAVAEFPRTSKRKEPYTTRMRTLGKAMYGLIGIPKGDEAANWRQWGRNYQFFDAPVGLIFTIDKDLDAMSFLDIGIFMQSIMLAAKSRGLDTCSQGAWNNFWTVTRRVLSVPDDEYIICGMSLGYADETSPVNTLVAEREPVASFATFHGFE is encoded by the coding sequence ATGGACCTCGACGAAGCGCTCAAGGCGCGGAAATCCGTTCGCGCGTTCAAAGCCGATCCCGTACCGCTCTCTTTGGTGAACGAAATTCTCGAGCTTGCGCGGCACTCGCCATCAGGCACGAATATCCAGCCATGGAAAGTACATGTCGTAGCGGGCGACGTCCGCAGACAGCTGGAGGCCGAGGTGCTCGCGCATCGCGACACGAAGCCCGCCGATGCCGTCGCTGAATTTCCGCGCACGTCGAAGCGCAAGGAGCCCTACACCACCCGCATGCGAACACTGGGCAAGGCAATGTACGGCCTGATCGGCATTCCGAAAGGCGACGAGGCGGCGAACTGGCGCCAATGGGGCCGCAACTATCAGTTCTTCGACGCGCCTGTCGGGCTCATCTTTACGATCGACAAGGACCTCGATGCGATGAGCTTCCTCGACATCGGGATTTTCATGCAGTCGATCATGCTGGCGGCGAAGTCTCGCGGCCTGGACACCTGCTCGCAAGGTGCATGGAACAATTTCTGGACGGTAACGCGGCGTGTTTTGAGCGTGCCGGACGACGAATACATCATCTGCGGCATGTCGCTCGGCTATGCCGACGAGACCTCACCGGTGAATACACTTGTCGCCGAACGCGAGCCGGTGGCCAGCTTCGCGACATTTCACGGCTTCGAATGA
- a CDS encoding acyl-CoA dehydrogenase family protein, translated as MELGYSVADAAFRDEVRNFLDEKLTPELRATGKRMTSVYADYETTMTWHKALYEKGWVAPSWPVEYGGCDWSVIQHYIFSSELSAAGAPSLSPMGLGMCGPVLIGYGTPEQKAYYLPRILNGEDFWCQGYSEPGSGSDLASLQMSAVSDGDDFIYNGQKIWTTHANYANRIFNLVRTSKEDIPQRGITFILIDMDMPGVKVEPLVMLSGEHIQNQIFFTDVRVPKMNVVGKVGDGWTVAKYLMQFERGGHAYAPGLHTRLSRIARMAGEESGNGGGRLIDDPDFATKLAEASVEISSLEYTEHRIMSALSHGEAPGAESSLLKTRGTEISQRVTELALEAVAYYALPFQPHATAPGGPVPGAPSITPNETPVGPDYSWPVTAKYLNDRAGSIYAGTNEIQRNIMAKAVLGL; from the coding sequence ATGGAGCTTGGCTACAGCGTGGCCGATGCCGCCTTTCGCGACGAGGTGCGAAACTTTCTGGACGAGAAGCTGACACCGGAGCTGCGTGCCACGGGCAAGCGGATGACAAGTGTCTATGCCGATTATGAAACGACCATGACCTGGCACAAGGCGCTTTACGAAAAGGGCTGGGTCGCGCCGTCATGGCCTGTTGAATATGGCGGGTGTGACTGGTCTGTAATCCAGCACTACATTTTTTCGAGCGAACTTTCCGCCGCCGGCGCGCCCTCGCTTTCGCCGATGGGCCTCGGCATGTGCGGACCGGTGCTCATCGGCTACGGCACACCCGAGCAAAAAGCCTATTACCTGCCGCGTATCCTCAACGGAGAGGATTTCTGGTGTCAGGGTTATTCGGAGCCGGGCTCGGGCTCCGACCTCGCCAGCCTGCAGATGAGCGCCGTCTCCGATGGCGACGACTTCATATACAACGGCCAGAAAATCTGGACGACGCATGCGAATTACGCAAACCGGATTTTCAATCTCGTCCGCACGTCGAAGGAGGATATCCCCCAGCGCGGCATCACCTTCATCCTGATAGACATGGACATGCCTGGCGTGAAGGTCGAACCGCTGGTGATGCTGTCGGGCGAGCACATCCAGAACCAGATCTTCTTCACGGATGTGCGCGTGCCGAAGATGAACGTCGTCGGCAAGGTGGGTGATGGCTGGACGGTGGCGAAATATCTGATGCAGTTCGAGCGCGGCGGCCATGCCTATGCGCCGGGCCTGCACACGCGGCTCAGCCGCATTGCCCGGATGGCGGGCGAGGAAAGCGGCAATGGTGGCGGACGGCTGATCGACGACCCGGATTTCGCAACCAAACTCGCTGAAGCGTCGGTGGAAATTTCCAGCCTCGAATATACCGAACACCGCATCATGTCGGCGTTGAGCCATGGCGAGGCACCGGGCGCGGAATCCTCGCTGTTGAAAACGCGTGGCACCGAAATCAGCCAGCGCGTGACGGAACTGGCGCTCGAAGCCGTGGCCTATTACGCCCTGCCCTTCCAGCCGCATGCGACGGCGCCGGGAGGCCCCGTGCCGGGCGCACCCTCCATCACGCCGAACGAAACACCGGTCGGCCCCGATTATTCATGGCCGGTGACGGCGAAATATCTCAACGACCGCGCCGGCTCCATCTATGCGGGCACCAACGAAATTCAGCGCAACATCATGGCGAAGGCCGTGCTGGGACTCTAG
- a CDS encoding thiolase C-terminal domain-containing protein: MKQKSVAVVGAAETTEMGKIPDMSQLMLHADAALNAMRDAGLTAKDIDGVATAGDSPVEIAHYLGITPTWVDGTSVGGCSFMLHVRHAAAAINEGLCNTVLITHAESGRSRVGARKFGRDPASQQGQFEVPYGITNPPTMFTIPALRYMKQYGVTEEDVAHVAVVQREWAAMNPRASFRDPITVEDVLNSKMIAWPFRLLMCCLVTDGGGALILTSAERAKDFPQKPVYILGTGESCETPMISQMEDFTTSKAFRVSGKKAFEEAGIKHSDVDHLMIYDAFAHLPIYGLEDLGFCERGEGAAFIREGNTRPGGKLPLNTNGGGLSYMHSGMYGMYALQESVRQMRGIAPAQVPGAKISIAHGVGGMFAASGTIVFSNEAP; the protein is encoded by the coding sequence ATGAAACAGAAATCAGTGGCCGTCGTCGGTGCCGCCGAAACGACAGAGATGGGCAAGATTCCGGATATGTCGCAATTGATGCTGCATGCGGACGCGGCATTGAACGCGATGCGGGATGCTGGACTGACGGCAAAGGACATCGATGGTGTGGCGACGGCAGGCGACAGCCCGGTCGAAATCGCCCATTACCTCGGCATCACGCCGACATGGGTGGACGGCACAAGCGTCGGTGGCTGTTCCTTCATGTTGCATGTCCGCCATGCGGCGGCCGCGATCAACGAGGGCCTGTGCAACACGGTGCTCATCACCCATGCGGAGAGCGGCCGCTCACGCGTCGGCGCGCGCAAGTTCGGCCGCGACCCGGCCAGCCAGCAGGGCCAGTTCGAAGTGCCCTACGGCATCACCAATCCGCCAACCATGTTCACCATCCCCGCGCTTCGCTACATGAAGCAATATGGCGTGACGGAAGAAGACGTGGCTCACGTTGCCGTGGTGCAGCGCGAATGGGCGGCGATGAACCCGCGTGCCTCCTTCCGCGACCCGATCACCGTCGAGGATGTGCTGAACTCGAAGATGATCGCCTGGCCGTTCCGGCTGCTGATGTGCTGCCTGGTAACGGATGGCGGCGGCGCGCTGATCCTGACAAGCGCGGAACGCGCAAAGGATTTTCCGCAAAAGCCCGTCTACATTCTCGGCACGGGTGAAAGCTGCGAAACACCGATGATCAGCCAGATGGAAGACTTCACGACATCGAAAGCCTTTCGCGTCTCCGGCAAGAAGGCATTCGAGGAAGCGGGCATCAAACACAGCGATGTCGATCATCTGATGATCTACGATGCCTTCGCTCATCTCCCCATCTACGGGCTCGAAGACCTGGGCTTCTGCGAGCGGGGCGAAGGTGCGGCCTTCATCCGCGAAGGCAATACGAGGCCGGGCGGCAAACTGCCGCTCAACACAAATGGCGGCGGTCTCTCCTACATGCATTCAGGCATGTACGGCATGTATGCGCTTCAGGAGAGCGTGCGCCAGATGCGGGGCATTGCACCGGCACAGGTGCCGGGCGCGAAGATCTCCATCGCGCATGGCGTCGGCGGCATGTTCGCGGCATCGGGCACCATCGTCTTTTCGAACGAAGCACCCTGA
- a CDS encoding arylsulfatase — MNIFKSSKLAAVMLPFIALSAQAQEARPNIVLILADDVGFSDFGVYGSEIETPNIDALAARGTLFSNFHASPICAPSRAMLMTGVDSHLAGIGNLPESAPLEHRGQPGYLGRLADDVVTVASRLSAAGYRTMMTGKWHLGHGEGAHPAARGFDRSFALEASGADNWEKKSYLPIYDDAPWYEDGKPTDLPEDFYSSEFLIDKMIEYLEEDKDEGRPFFSYVAFQAIHIPLQAPREFVEKYEGVYDEGWDALREARFRAVVERGLLPGGMGLGPMPEGLRDWSARSEDEKRMLAKSMSVNAAMLEAMDFHVGRLVEYLKETGQYENTIFIVLSDNGPEPGDPLATPGFRQWLWWTGYNRDIETLGEKGSYVFIGPEFASAAASPGAFFKMQAGEGGLRVPLIFAGDGISPARMTDAFSYITDIAPTILELAGIGASRDFEGTTVQAMTGKSLAPLLRGEAARVYGEEDVVGIEAAGNAAIFRGSYKLVRNARPYGDMQWYLYNLASDPGETNDISQDEPELFAEMMAEYEAYAARVGVREVPEGYDQTAQLTTNRIHDQVRENWPGLAVLALLVLGGLVWSGIRFGPNLWRKLRV; from the coding sequence ATGAACATCTTTAAAAGCTCGAAGCTGGCGGCGGTCATGCTGCCTTTCATCGCTCTCTCCGCGCAGGCGCAGGAAGCGCGGCCCAACATCGTGCTGATCCTTGCGGACGATGTGGGCTTCAGCGATTTCGGCGTTTACGGCAGCGAGATCGAGACGCCGAATATCGATGCACTGGCGGCGAGGGGTACGCTGTTCTCGAACTTCCACGCCTCACCCATCTGCGCGCCCTCGCGCGCCATGCTGATGACGGGTGTCGACAGCCATCTCGCCGGTATCGGCAATCTGCCGGAATCGGCGCCGCTAGAACATCGCGGCCAGCCCGGCTATCTCGGCCGCCTGGCCGATGATGTGGTGACGGTGGCGAGCCGGCTTAGCGCGGCCGGTTACCGCACTATGATGACCGGCAAGTGGCATCTCGGCCATGGCGAAGGGGCGCATCCCGCAGCACGCGGCTTTGATCGCTCCTTCGCGCTCGAAGCGTCAGGCGCCGACAACTGGGAAAAGAAATCCTATCTGCCGATCTATGACGACGCGCCTTGGTACGAGGACGGCAAACCTACCGATCTGCCGGAAGATTTTTACTCCTCCGAGTTTCTCATCGACAAGATGATCGAATATCTGGAGGAGGACAAAGACGAAGGGCGTCCGTTCTTCTCCTATGTGGCCTTTCAGGCGATCCACATTCCGCTGCAGGCACCGCGCGAATTCGTCGAAAAGTATGAAGGTGTCTATGATGAAGGCTGGGACGCGCTGCGTGAAGCGCGCTTCCGTGCCGTCGTCGAGCGCGGGCTGCTGCCGGGCGGCATGGGACTCGGACCAATGCCCGAGGGACTTCGCGACTGGAGTGCGCGGAGTGAGGACGAAAAACGAATGCTCGCAAAGAGCATGTCCGTGAATGCGGCGATGCTCGAGGCGATGGATTTTCATGTCGGGCGGCTGGTCGAATATCTGAAGGAGACCGGCCAGTACGAAAACACGATCTTCATTGTGCTTTCCGACAATGGACCCGAGCCTGGCGATCCGTTGGCAACGCCCGGCTTTCGGCAATGGCTGTGGTGGACCGGCTACAACCGCGACATCGAAACGCTGGGCGAGAAGGGCTCATATGTCTTCATAGGACCGGAGTTTGCCAGCGCGGCGGCTTCGCCCGGCGCCTTCTTCAAGATGCAGGCGGGCGAGGGCGGCTTGCGGGTGCCGTTGATCTTCGCAGGCGACGGCATCTCCCCTGCACGGATGACGGATGCCTTCAGCTACATCACGGATATCGCGCCAACCATTCTCGAACTTGCGGGTATAGGGGCGTCCCGGGATTTCGAGGGCACTACGGTGCAGGCAATGACCGGCAAATCGCTGGCGCCGTTGTTGCGCGGTGAGGCTGCACGCGTCTATGGCGAAGAAGATGTCGTCGGTATCGAGGCGGCAGGTAATGCCGCGATTTTCCGAGGCAGTTACAAACTGGTGCGCAACGCGCGGCCCTACGGCGATATGCAGTGGTATCTCTACAATCTCGCGAGCGATCCGGGTGAGACGAATGATATATCGCAGGACGAGCCCGAACTTTTCGCCGAGATGATGGCGGAGTACGAGGCATACGCGGCGCGTGTCGGCGTGCGCGAAGTGCCGGAGGGATACGACCAGACGGCGCAGCTCACCACCAACCGCATCCACGATCAGGTCCGGGAGAACTGGCCGGGCCTCGCTGTCCTCGCGCTATTGGTGCTTGGCGGGCTTGTCTGGTCCGGTATCCGCTTCGGCCCAAACCTCTGGCGAAAGCTCCGCGTCTAG
- a CDS encoding helix-turn-helix transcriptional regulator yields the protein MSDDDPRRSVYAGALGHDSAHVRRRIKQIKQWALLHANSFVDEMLTANPRLEWAMPEAGRTAAPEDYELAFNLTRAEAEIAVAFARGERLADIAITRGSSINTVRTHFAHIKDKLGVSTQTEVLRELMKV from the coding sequence ATGTCTGATGACGACCCGCGCCGCTCTGTCTATGCGGGCGCGCTTGGCCATGACAGTGCGCATGTACGCCGCCGCATAAAACAGATAAAGCAGTGGGCCTTGCTGCACGCAAACAGCTTCGTGGACGAAATGCTGACGGCGAATCCGCGCCTCGAATGGGCGATGCCGGAGGCTGGCCGCACGGCCGCGCCGGAAGACTACGAACTCGCCTTTAACCTCACACGAGCCGAAGCCGAAATCGCGGTGGCTTTTGCACGCGGCGAGAGATTGGCCGACATCGCAATAACACGCGGCAGCAGCATCAACACGGTGCGCACGCATTTTGCGCACATAAAGGACAAGCTCGGTGTCAGCACGCAGACTGAGGTCTTGCGCGAGCTCATGAAGGTCTGA
- a CDS encoding glutathione S-transferase family protein gives MPEQPIIVHGLSLSYFTGKMEAYLRAKGIPYRFAEMDMASFRRAARATGIAQMPQLEMPDGTWLTDTTRIIRHFESTGAAPALSPRDPATHFISLLLEDYGDEWLWRPALYYRWHFPDDMRLMSAAIACTMMRDLKLPFWLRRRLILQRQRRVYLSQDGVTKETAPQIEALYLETLDALEAVFARRPFLIGERPVEADFGFFGSMFRHFASDPTPAAIMRARAPHVLAWVARMWSLAPADFAGAPLPDAVPADLAPILREACAAYLPYLAANDEALRRGARHVSYAVEGVGWQLPVNPYRAHCLAALRDAYAALDTEARSRVDAALGGPQEILSAPAIHTAPMPAAPAKPVDRQWRTARG, from the coding sequence ATGCCCGAACAGCCGATCATCGTGCACGGCCTCAGCCTTTCCTATTTCACGGGCAAGATGGAAGCCTATCTGCGCGCGAAGGGTATTCCCTATCGTTTCGCGGAAATGGACATGGCGTCTTTCCGCCGCGCGGCGCGGGCGACTGGCATCGCCCAGATGCCGCAACTTGAAATGCCTGACGGCACATGGCTCACCGATACGACGCGGATTATCCGGCATTTCGAAAGCACGGGGGCCGCGCCCGCCTTGTCGCCGCGCGATCCCGCTACCCATTTCATCAGTCTTTTGCTTGAGGACTATGGTGACGAGTGGTTGTGGCGGCCGGCGCTCTATTACCGTTGGCATTTTCCCGACGACATGAGGCTGATGAGTGCCGCCATTGCCTGCACGATGATGCGCGACCTGAAACTGCCGTTCTGGCTCAGGCGGAGACTGATCCTGCAGCGCCAGCGCCGCGTCTATCTCTCGCAGGATGGCGTGACCAAGGAAACCGCGCCGCAGATCGAAGCGCTTTATCTCGAAACACTCGATGCGCTTGAAGCTGTCTTCGCGCGGCGTCCCTTTCTCATAGGAGAGCGTCCGGTGGAAGCGGATTTCGGCTTCTTCGGCTCCATGTTCCGCCACTTCGCCAGCGATCCGACGCCCGCCGCCATCATGCGCGCCCGCGCCCCGCATGTGCTTGCCTGGGTGGCACGGATGTGGTCGCTGGCGCCGGCGGATTTCGCGGGCGCGCCTTTGCCCGATGCCGTTCCCGCCGATCTGGCGCCGATCCTCAGAGAAGCATGCGCCGCCTACCTTCCTTATCTGGCGGCGAACGATGAAGCGTTGAGGCGCGGCGCCCGTCATGTCTCCTATGCGGTCGAAGGGGTGGGTTGGCAATTGCCCGTCAATCCCTACCGCGCTCATTGCCTGGCGGCTCTGCGCGATGCATATGCCGCACTCGACACCGAAGCCCGTTCGCGGGTCGATGCGGCGTTGGGCGGACCACAGGAAATTCTGAGCGCGCCGGCCATACATACCGCGCCGATGCCGGCGGCGCCGGCAAAACCGGTCGACCGGCAATGGCGGACCGCAAGAGGATAA
- a CDS encoding Zn-ribbon domain-containing OB-fold protein, translating to MAEYNRPLPLPTPETRHFWEGCRQGELKLQRCKSCKESYFPPRPFCPACGSRDVEVYKASGKATLYSYVINHRPRPDFGEEPHSIAVVELAEGPRMMTNIVDCPQTPEALQLDMALEVTFEQANEEISLPKFKPAKG from the coding sequence ATGGCGGAATATAATCGCCCGCTGCCCTTGCCCACGCCCGAAACCCGGCATTTCTGGGAAGGCTGCAGGCAAGGCGAACTGAAACTGCAGCGCTGCAAATCGTGCAAGGAAAGCTACTTTCCTCCCCGCCCCTTCTGCCCCGCCTGCGGCTCGCGCGATGTGGAAGTCTACAAGGCGAGCGGCAAGGCGACACTTTACAGCTACGTCATCAACCATCGCCCGAGGCCCGATTTCGGTGAAGAACCGCATTCGATTGCGGTGGTCGAACTCGCCGAGGGCCCGCGCATGATGACCAACATCGTGGACTGCCCGCAGACGCCGGAAGCGCTGCAACTCGACATGGCGCTCGAAGTCACCTTCGAGCAGGCCAACGAGGAAATCAGCCTGCCGAAGTTCAAGCCGGCGAAAGGGTGA
- a CDS encoding alpha/beta hydrolase, whose product MTARTLEFTEAAVRSLPPVAKPSWRGRMFNAAFGIVGSPLTPRMRDGAASFDIATARPVVHRAESLMTFAPRGMQVEQAACAPVAADWITMPQSEAGRIILFAHSGSFIFGRSRLHHALAARICQQAHASALAVNYSLAPERPFPAALNNLVTAYEWLLAEGISPGQMQILGDSAGGGIVLGALIKLRDKGLPMPAAMTLLAPWADLTLSGRSLLTNARKASLSNNIEMMMICRELYLQGHTPADPLASPVFADLSGLPPALIQVSSSDILLDDAVRIDEALHRGGTETEFRLYPPMPHGWQRLGALLPESRRALTEIAVFIDGRFEAATRAERSQDQYHV is encoded by the coding sequence ATGACAGCTCGGACACTCGAATTTACGGAAGCAGCAGTTCGGTCCTTACCGCCCGTAGCGAAACCGAGCTGGCGCGGTCGCATGTTCAACGCGGCCTTCGGTATTGTCGGCAGCCCACTTACGCCCCGTATGAGGGATGGAGCTGCCAGCTTCGACATCGCCACCGCGCGACCGGTCGTACACCGCGCCGAAAGCCTCATGACATTCGCACCCCGCGGCATGCAGGTTGAGCAGGCAGCCTGCGCACCTGTGGCTGCCGACTGGATTACGATGCCGCAATCCGAAGCCGGGCGGATCATCCTCTTTGCGCATAGCGGGTCTTTCATCTTCGGCCGCTCGCGGCTGCACCATGCACTCGCGGCACGCATCTGCCAGCAGGCCCATGCATCGGCACTGGCCGTCAACTACAGCCTGGCGCCTGAGCGCCCTTTCCCCGCAGCACTCAACAACCTGGTGACGGCCTATGAGTGGCTGCTGGCGGAAGGCATCTCGCCCGGGCAGATGCAGATCCTGGGTGATAGCGCCGGCGGCGGCATCGTACTTGGCGCGTTGATAAAACTGCGCGACAAGGGCTTACCCATGCCTGCCGCCATGACGCTTCTCGCGCCGTGGGCCGATCTCACTCTCTCCGGCCGCTCGCTGCTGACGAATGCGCGCAAGGCGTCGCTCTCCAACAATATTGAAATGATGATGATATGCCGCGAGCTCTATCTGCAAGGGCACACGCCCGCCGACCCCCTGGCCTCGCCTGTCTTCGCCGATCTTTCCGGCCTGCCGCCCGCGCTCATCCAGGTAAGCTCTTCCGACATACTTCTTGATGACGCCGTGCGCATTGACGAAGCGTTGCATCGCGGAGGGACGGAAACGGAATTCCGCCTCTATCCCCCAATGCCGCATGGCTGGCAGCGCCTTGGAGCACTGCTTCCTGAATCCCGTCGTGCATTAACGGAGATCGCGGTCTTCATCGATGGCAGGTTTGAGGCCGCAACCCGGGCCGAACGCTCGCAGGACCAGTACCATGTCTGA
- a CDS encoding glutathione S-transferase family protein has product MGEDKSELELHQFSHSHYNEKVRWALDYKGLPHWRLNYLPGPHAVAIRKMTGATETPVLKVGGLVVTGSAAIIDALEASYPASPLYPAGPQGKDAVLAVQSFFDTEVGPQVRRAFFSELVHEPAYLCAIFASGKSLPSRIFYRATLGVARGLIRRQMGLDRPGATEEAFHATQSALDRVAAQTASTGYMVGDSFTVADLAAAALLAPACAPSHPDMELPVPRPPRVEAWLSRWAAHPGASWVRDMYDRHRPKRVLALRHPAE; this is encoded by the coding sequence ATGGGCGAGGATAAGAGCGAGCTGGAACTGCACCAGTTTTCGCATTCGCACTACAATGAAAAGGTACGCTGGGCGCTCGATTACAAAGGCCTGCCGCACTGGCGTCTGAATTATCTGCCGGGTCCGCACGCTGTCGCGATCCGAAAAATGACAGGCGCCACGGAAACGCCGGTCCTGAAAGTTGGCGGCCTGGTCGTTACCGGCTCAGCCGCCATCATCGATGCGCTTGAAGCGAGTTATCCGGCGTCACCGCTTTATCCTGCCGGCCCGCAAGGCAAGGATGCTGTGCTGGCCGTTCAATCCTTTTTCGATACCGAAGTCGGCCCGCAAGTTCGTCGGGCTTTCTTTTCGGAGCTGGTGCATGAGCCGGCCTATCTCTGCGCGATCTTTGCTTCCGGCAAATCGCTGCCCTCGCGCATATTCTACCGCGCTACGCTCGGTGTCGCGCGCGGTCTGATCAGGCGGCAGATGGGTCTCGACCGGCCGGGTGCGACGGAGGAAGCATTCCACGCCACGCAGTCGGCCCTGGACAGGGTGGCGGCACAAACAGCGTCCACCGGCTACATGGTGGGCGACAGCTTCACCGTCGCCGATCTTGCGGCTGCGGCGCTTCTCGCGCCTGCCTGTGCACCTTCCCACCCCGATATGGAATTGCCGGTGCCGCGCCCGCCGCGGGTCGAGGCCTGGCTGTCGCGCTGGGCGGCTCATCCCGGCGCCTCTTGGGTGCGGGACATGTACGACCGTCACAGGCCGAAGCGAGTGCTGGCGCTCAGACACCCCGCCGAGTAA